One window of Chloroflexota bacterium genomic DNA carries:
- a CDS encoding DMT family transporter, with translation MTQDERIGLLWGALAVVFFSTSPVLTRWAAPLSPYEITAWRLGVAACAVIGLARLNRQSLRLPREDWRRFLAFGLVTALHFLFYIASLSFTTIAHSLALVYTAPIFVTIASAWFLREPIPRRKWVGVIIVVLGVAVLVGFEPQMSRRMFIGDLLALGSAITFGLYSVAGRSQRTQYPLFTYASAVYGLAAFWMLPAAALTFTPSGYGGRQIISLIALGIFPLGFGHTLYNAALRRTHATYVNLIATQEVTGGILLGVLLLREIPSLNAIVGAIVTLIGIAFVIV, from the coding sequence ATGACACAAGACGAACGAATCGGCCTCCTCTGGGGCGCCCTCGCTGTGGTCTTCTTCTCCACAAGCCCCGTGCTCACCCGGTGGGCGGCCCCGCTCTCCCCCTACGAGATCACCGCGTGGCGCCTCGGCGTGGCCGCCTGCGCTGTGATCGGGCTGGCCCGCCTGAACCGGCAATCGCTGAGGCTGCCCAGGGAGGATTGGCGCCGATTCCTGGCGTTTGGCCTGGTGACCGCGCTCCATTTCCTGTTCTATATCGCCTCCCTGAGCTTCACCACCATCGCGCACTCGTTGGCCCTGGTCTACACGGCGCCCATCTTCGTCACCATCGCCTCGGCCTGGTTCCTGCGCGAGCCGATCCCACGGCGCAAGTGGGTGGGCGTCATCATCGTCGTGCTGGGGGTCGCCGTCCTGGTCGGGTTTGAGCCCCAGATGAGCCGCCGCATGTTTATCGGGGACCTGCTCGCGCTGGGCTCGGCCATCACGTTTGGGCTATACTCCGTGGCCGGACGCTCGCAACGCACCCAATACCCGCTGTTCACCTACGCGAGCGCGGTGTACGGGCTGGCCGCCTTCTGGATGCTGCCGGCCGCGGCGTTGACCTTCACGCCCTCCGGCTACGGGGGGCGCCAGATCATCTCCCTCATCGCGCTGGGGATCTTCCCGCTGGGCTTCGGCCACACCCTTTACAACGCCGCCCTACGACGCACCCATGCCACTTATGTAAATCTCATCGCCACCCAGGAGGTGACCGGCGGCATCCTTTTGGGCGTGCTGTTGCTGCGCGAGATCCCCAGCCTGAACGCCATCGTCGGCGCGATCGTGACGCTGATCGGCATCGCATTCGTCATCGTGTAA
- a CDS encoding CehA/McbA family metallohydrolase, which yields MPSIPPFGQPGVWLKGNLHTHTTASDGRVSPAEAVDWFAGQGHDFLAITDHNQVTPPVDGSPITLIPGVEISAQRGDVGYHVVALGITEMPIAVGEDPQAVIDAVNAAGGLAFIAHPYWHDHSLEDLRPLHGHVGIEIFNTGCWLEIQKGHSLVHWDLLLRRGQRIWGLAVDDCHWRYPDHGKGWVVVRTAENEPRAILDALRAGAFYASMGPEIHDVTLDGRDVTVRCSPARSVYVTGGYNYCPNAVHAWDGKPITEVTVTLHPRQEYFRIEVVDFEGRSAWTQPVWAQQNGMPAP from the coding sequence ATGCCATCCATTCCTCCGTTCGGCCAGCCGGGCGTGTGGCTGAAGGGGAACCTGCACACGCATACGACGGCCTCCGATGGTCGCGTAAGCCCCGCCGAGGCCGTCGACTGGTTCGCCGGACAGGGCCACGATTTCCTGGCCATCACGGATCACAACCAGGTCACGCCGCCGGTGGATGGCTCGCCCATCACGCTGATCCCCGGCGTGGAGATCAGCGCTCAGCGCGGCGACGTCGGCTATCACGTGGTGGCCCTGGGGATCACGGAGATGCCGATCGCCGTCGGCGAGGACCCGCAGGCGGTCATCGACGCGGTCAACGCGGCCGGTGGGCTGGCCTTTATCGCCCACCCGTACTGGCACGATCATTCCCTGGAGGACCTGCGCCCGCTGCATGGGCACGTGGGCATCGAGATCTTCAACACCGGCTGTTGGCTGGAGATCCAGAAGGGGCACTCGCTGGTCCACTGGGATCTGTTGCTCCGACGCGGCCAGCGCATCTGGGGCCTCGCCGTGGACGATTGTCACTGGCGTTATCCGGATCACGGGAAGGGATGGGTGGTGGTGCGGACGGCTGAGAACGAGCCGAGGGCCATCCTGGACGCGCTGCGGGCGGGGGCCTTCTACGCCAGCATGGGGCCGGAGATCCATGATGTGACGCTGGACGGACGTGATGTGACCGTGCGGTGCTCGCCTGCCCGCTCGGTGTACGTGACCGGGGGCTACAACTATTGTCCCAACGCCGTGCATGCCTGGGATGGGAAGCCGATCACCGAGGTGACCGTGACGTTGCACCCGCGTCAGGAGTACTTCCGGATCGAGGTGGTTGACTTCGAAGGGCGATCGGCGTGGACGCAGCCGGTGTGGGCGCAGCAGAATGGGATGCCGGCGCCCTGA
- a CDS encoding threonine synthase, giving the protein MRTYLTHLECSWCGASYHADRLWNVCPACERPLLARYDLAAACAGFPVDALQDRPATLWRYAEMLPVRDPAYQLTLGEGFTPLLRLERLGAELGLANLYAKDESANPTASFKARGLCLAVARAAELGVEALAIPSAGNAGSALAAYAARAGLPAHIFLPSDAPPLFVTEMRALGAEVTLVDGLITDCARYVREGAAEGRWFDVSTLREPYRVEGKKTMGYELAEQLGWTLPDVIIYPTGGGTGIVGMWKAFQEMEALGWIGPERPRMVSVQSAGCAPIVRAFEAGRETAEPWPHAATIAAGLRVPSAIGDFLILRALRESDGTAIAVSDEEILDALWEIGRVEGLFVAPEAAATLAALRHLLAQGWIAPDERVVLFLTGSGLKYAHLLQGDR; this is encoded by the coding sequence ATGCGGACCTATTTGACGCATCTGGAATGCTCGTGGTGTGGGGCCAGCTATCACGCGGATCGGCTCTGGAACGTCTGCCCGGCCTGTGAACGGCCGTTGCTGGCCCGATACGATCTGGCGGCGGCCTGCGCCGGATTCCCGGTCGATGCGCTGCAGGATCGGCCGGCGACGCTGTGGCGGTACGCCGAGATGTTGCCGGTGCGGGATCCCGCCTACCAGCTGACCCTGGGGGAGGGGTTCACGCCCCTGTTGCGGCTGGAGCGGTTGGGGGCTGAGCTGGGATTGGCCAACCTGTATGCCAAGGATGAGAGCGCCAACCCGACCGCTTCCTTCAAGGCTCGGGGGCTGTGCCTGGCCGTCGCTCGCGCCGCCGAGTTGGGTGTCGAGGCCCTGGCCATCCCCAGCGCGGGGAACGCGGGCAGCGCCCTGGCCGCCTATGCCGCCCGCGCCGGATTGCCGGCTCACATCTTCCTGCCCAGTGATGCGCCTCCGCTTTTCGTGACGGAGATGCGAGCGCTAGGAGCCGAGGTCACGCTGGTGGACGGCCTGATCACCGACTGCGCCCGGTATGTGCGCGAGGGAGCTGCCGAAGGGCGCTGGTTCGATGTCTCAACCCTGCGTGAGCCGTATCGGGTGGAGGGAAAGAAGACGATGGGGTACGAGTTGGCCGAGCAGCTCGGCTGGACCCTGCCCGACGTGATCATCTATCCCACCGGCGGGGGGACCGGGATCGTCGGCATGTGGAAGGCGTTCCAGGAGATGGAGGCGCTGGGCTGGATCGGGCCGGAGCGCCCGCGCATGGTGAGCGTGCAGAGCGCCGGATGCGCCCCCATCGTGCGGGCCTTCGAGGCCGGGCGGGAGACGGCCGAACCCTGGCCTCATGCGGCGACCATCGCCGCCGGGCTGCGGGTCCCATCGGCCATCGGCGATTTCCTCATCCTGCGGGCGCTTCGGGAGAGCGACGGGACGGCCATCGCCGTCTCGGACGAGGAGATCCTGGATGCGTTGTGGGAGATCGGTCGCGTGGAGGGGCTGTTCGTCGCTCCGGAGGCCGCCGCCACCCTGGCCGCCCTCCGGCATCTGCTCGCTCAGGGATGGATCGCCCCCGATGAGCGGGTGGTACTTTTCCTGACCGGGAGCGGGCTGAAATACGCGCACCTGTTGCAGGGGGATCGCTAG
- a CDS encoding alpha-mannosidase: MGKHRIRFTVEKLERLLRDVEARIYRERRPVTVRISPEDLLDGAAADASSWPIIEHGQMWGGWDQWRWFRAELRIPEEWAGQRVAAHVALSHPMAPVHSEALAYLNGVAVQGIDRNHKELLLAESAQGGERFDLALHAWCTMHRWNPTWPFEQIFQGVELVTVDMATRRFYHTAEAALQAARAMDENDFARHAILNALDDAFQLLDFRVNGDFYGSVAAAWEALQAGLARYDPMPVKIVATGHAHIDVAWLWTLERVREKAAHTFATMLRLMEQYPEFHFTQSQPQLYQYVKEDYPHLYEQIKQRVAEGRWELIGGMWVEADCNISGAESLARQFLLGRRFFQREFGREDSPVLWLPDVFGYAWALPQLIKRAGLDYFMTIKIGWSQYNRLPYDSFWWQGLDGTRVLTHFITTPDPGAYASTYNAMMTGEQAIGTWENYQQKEHHDELLTAYGFGDGGGGPTLEMIERARALAAVPGTPQVRQGSVEEFFRSLERNARDLPTWNGELYLEYHRGTLTSQARNKRYNRKCEVLMHQAELAAVGAALLGATYPAADFTEAWTIICRNQFHDIIPGSSIHEVYEDSTREYEQVLSIGRLALREALDRIAAATSLSAGRPGLLVYNALGWDRRGIIDVPADWVPEGKAVADAETDALAPMQRSGDRILFQAHVPATGYRVYKIVDAPPEEGEASAPAEPLVLENTHLRAEFNEKGELVRLFDKDHNREVLPEGAVANQFQAFQDKPMNWPAWDVEVYFDDKMWTVEEPGEIERIEAGPLRQTLRVRLKLLNSAIEQRISLDADSRRLEFHTRVDWREKDILLKVAFPVDVLSPRATFDIQFGNVERPTHRNTSWDWARFETAVHKWADLSEGDYGVSLLNDCKYGNDVRDNVLRLSLLRSPNFPDPHADEGQHEFTYALFPHSGDWRNGTVRAGYELNDPLVVRPFTGQGGELPLAYSLFQVDAPNVILETVKQAEDGDGVILRLYECYRQRGPVTLRCSRPIEAAWETDLIERNEAELDVVDGHAVTLYITPYQIRTLRLRLG; the protein is encoded by the coding sequence ATGGGCAAACATCGTATCCGATTCACCGTGGAGAAACTGGAGCGCCTGCTGCGTGACGTGGAGGCGCGCATCTACCGGGAGCGCAGGCCGGTCACCGTGCGCATCAGCCCGGAGGATCTGCTGGATGGCGCCGCTGCCGATGCGTCGTCCTGGCCCATCATTGAGCACGGGCAAATGTGGGGCGGCTGGGATCAGTGGCGCTGGTTCCGGGCGGAGCTTCGCATCCCGGAGGAGTGGGCCGGGCAGCGGGTGGCTGCGCATGTTGCCCTCAGCCATCCGATGGCGCCCGTGCACTCCGAAGCCCTGGCCTATCTGAACGGCGTGGCCGTGCAGGGCATCGATCGCAATCACAAGGAGCTGTTGCTGGCCGAGTCGGCGCAGGGCGGAGAGCGATTCGATTTGGCTTTGCACGCCTGGTGTACCATGCATCGCTGGAACCCCACCTGGCCCTTCGAGCAGATCTTCCAGGGCGTCGAGTTGGTGACGGTGGACATGGCCACGCGGCGGTTTTATCACACGGCGGAGGCCGCGCTGCAGGCCGCCCGCGCCATGGACGAGAACGATTTCGCCCGCCACGCCATCCTCAACGCCCTGGACGACGCCTTCCAGCTCCTGGACTTCCGCGTCAACGGCGACTTCTACGGATCGGTGGCCGCCGCATGGGAGGCGCTGCAGGCCGGCCTCGCCCGATACGATCCGATGCCCGTCAAGATCGTGGCCACCGGCCACGCACACATCGACGTGGCCTGGCTGTGGACCCTGGAGCGGGTGCGGGAGAAGGCGGCGCACACCTTCGCCACCATGCTTCGCCTCATGGAGCAATACCCGGAGTTCCACTTCACCCAGTCGCAGCCCCAGCTCTATCAGTACGTCAAGGAGGACTACCCGCACCTGTACGAGCAGATCAAACAGCGGGTGGCGGAGGGACGTTGGGAGCTCATCGGCGGCATGTGGGTGGAGGCGGACTGCAACATCTCCGGCGCTGAGTCGCTGGCCCGACAGTTCCTCCTGGGCCGGCGCTTCTTCCAGCGGGAGTTCGGCCGGGAGGACAGCCCCGTCCTGTGGCTGCCCGACGTGTTCGGCTACGCCTGGGCGCTGCCCCAGCTCATCAAGCGGGCGGGCCTCGACTACTTCATGACCATCAAGATCGGCTGGAGCCAGTACAATCGCCTGCCCTATGACTCCTTCTGGTGGCAGGGCCTGGATGGCACCCGGGTGTTGACCCACTTCATCACCACGCCGGATCCCGGCGCCTACGCTTCCACCTACAATGCCATGATGACCGGCGAGCAGGCGATCGGCACCTGGGAGAATTACCAGCAGAAGGAGCACCACGACGAGCTGCTGACCGCCTATGGGTTCGGCGACGGCGGCGGCGGCCCCACCCTGGAGATGATCGAGCGGGCCCGCGCCCTGGCCGCCGTGCCCGGCACGCCGCAGGTGCGCCAGGGCAGCGTGGAGGAGTTCTTCCGCAGTTTGGAGCGCAACGCTCGGGACCTGCCCACGTGGAACGGGGAGCTGTATCTGGAATACCATCGGGGCACGCTGACCTCTCAGGCCCGCAATAAGCGATACAACCGCAAGTGCGAGGTGCTCATGCACCAGGCGGAGCTGGCCGCGGTGGGCGCCGCGCTGTTGGGCGCGACCTATCCGGCAGCGGACTTCACCGAGGCGTGGACCATCATCTGTCGCAATCAGTTCCACGACATCATCCCGGGCTCCTCCATCCACGAGGTGTACGAGGACAGCACCCGGGAGTACGAGCAGGTGTTATCCATCGGGCGGCTGGCGCTGCGCGAGGCGCTGGATCGCATCGCGGCGGCGACGAGCCTCTCCGCCGGGCGGCCGGGGCTGTTGGTTTACAACGCGCTGGGCTGGGATCGGCGGGGGATCATCGACGTGCCCGCGGATTGGGTGCCGGAGGGCAAGGCGGTGGCCGACGCGGAGACCGACGCGCTGGCGCCCATGCAGCGATCGGGCGACCGCATCCTCTTCCAGGCGCATGTCCCGGCCACCGGCTATCGCGTGTACAAGATCGTGGACGCGCCGCCGGAGGAGGGGGAGGCGTCGGCCCCGGCGGAGCCGCTGGTGCTGGAGAACACCCATCTCCGGGCGGAGTTCAACGAGAAGGGTGAGCTCGTCCGGCTGTTCGACAAGGACCACAACCGGGAGGTGCTGCCGGAGGGCGCCGTCGCCAACCAGTTCCAGGCCTTCCAGGACAAGCCGATGAACTGGCCCGCGTGGGATGTGGAGGTCTACTTCGATGACAAGATGTGGACGGTGGAGGAACCGGGTGAGATCGAGCGGATCGAGGCAGGGCCGCTGCGCCAGACGCTGCGCGTGCGGTTGAAGCTGCTGAACTCCGCCATCGAGCAGCGCATCTCGCTGGACGCCGATAGCCGCCGCCTGGAGTTCCACACCCGAGTGGACTGGCGGGAGAAGGACATTCTGCTCAAGGTCGCCTTCCCGGTGGATGTCCTCTCACCGCGAGCCACGTTCGACATCCAGTTCGGCAACGTGGAGCGACCGACCCATCGCAACACGTCGTGGGATTGGGCCCGCTTTGAGACGGCCGTGCACAAGTGGGCCGATCTGTCCGAGGGCGATTACGGCGTCTCCCTGTTGAACGATTGCAAGTACGGAAACGATGTACGGGACAACGTGCTGCGGCTGTCGCTGCTCCGCTCTCCCAACTTCCCCGATCCCCACGCGGACGAGGGGCAGCATGAGTTCACCTATGCCCTGTTCCCGCATTCCGGCGATTGGCGGAACGGCACGGTGCGCGCCGGCTACGAGCTGAACGATCCCCTGGTGGTCCGACCGTTCACCGGCCAGGGTGGGGAACTCCCCCTGGCCTACAGCCTGTTCCAGGTCGACGCGCCCAACGTCATCCTGGAGACGGTGAAGCAGGCCGAGGATGGGGACGGCGTGATCCTGCGCCTGTACGAGTGCTACCGTCAGCGCGGGCCGGTGACGCTGCGATGCAGCCGGCCGATCGAGGCCGCGTGGGAGACCGACCTCATCGAGCGGAACGAGGCGGAGCTGGACGTGGTTGACGGCCACGCCGTCACGTTGTATATCACGCCATATCAGATCCGGACGTTGCGGTTGCGCCTCGGGTGA